A genomic stretch from Euwallacea fornicatus isolate EFF26 chromosome 10, ASM4011564v1, whole genome shotgun sequence includes:
- the HINT1 gene encoding adenosine 5'-monophosphoramidase HINT1: MADEVKLAQSVEVGGDTIFGKILRKEIPCKFIYEDEQCVAFDDVNPQAPTHYLVIPRKPISQLSKAEDIDESLIGHLLVVAKKIAADRGLNDGFRIVINDGPVGAQSVYHLHVHVLSGRQMQWPPG, translated from the exons atggctgACGAAGTGAAGCTGGCTCAAAGCGTCGAAGTTGGTGGAGATACAATTTTCGGTAAAATATTGCGTAAAGAAATTCCCTGTAAATTTATATATGAAGATGAGCAG TGTGTAGCCTTCGACGACGTCAACCCCCAAGCACCAACCCATTACCTGGTCATACCTCGCAAGCCAATATCCCAATTGTCCAAAGCCGAAGACATAGATGAATCTCTCATAGGCCATTTGCTGGTTGTGGCCAAAAAAATTGCGGCTGATCGTGGCTTAAACGACGGATTCAGAATTGTCATCAATGACGGACCTGTGGGGGCTCAATCTGTTTATCATTTGCATGTACATGTTCTGTCGGGAAGGCAGATGCAATGGCCTCCAGGATAA